The proteins below come from a single Campylobacter concisus genomic window:
- a CDS encoding argininosuccinate synthase domain-containing protein, whose translation MKALALFSGGLDSMLSMKLISDQNVEVVALYMDTGFGVDEEKHEILRRRAALAGASLKVVDMRNEYLRDVLFNPKYGYGKQFNPCIDCHGYMFKTALNMLKSENANFIITGEVLGQRPMSQRRDALFQVKRLADDEDDLVLRPMCAKLLPPTKPEREGWVDREKLLDISGRDRKPQLALAKEFGFEDFATPGGGCLLTIESFAVKIKDYLKFDKEMRDIDVTWLKLGRHLRLPDGAKMIIGRDESDNNALLAHPNDKFDQVNFKESDDIVGAVSFINKNASKADKELAARLALAYTKASRENKFEVSVAGEKFSITPEDKSLAQNYFVK comes from the coding sequence ATGAAGGCTTTAGCTTTGTTTAGCGGAGGGCTTGATAGCATGCTCTCAATGAAATTAATAAGCGATCAAAACGTCGAAGTGGTCGCACTTTATATGGATACTGGATTTGGCGTAGATGAAGAAAAACATGAAATTTTAAGACGCCGCGCAGCTTTGGCTGGAGCTAGTTTAAAAGTAGTTGATATGAGAAATGAGTATCTTCGTGATGTGCTTTTTAACCCAAAATACGGCTACGGCAAGCAGTTTAACCCTTGCATCGACTGCCACGGATATATGTTTAAAACAGCTCTAAATATGCTAAAAAGTGAAAATGCAAATTTTATTATCACGGGCGAAGTTCTGGGGCAAAGACCTATGAGCCAGCGCAGAGACGCACTCTTTCAGGTTAAGCGCCTAGCTGATGACGAGGATGATCTAGTGCTTCGTCCGATGTGCGCTAAGCTCTTGCCACCAACTAAGCCAGAGCGCGAGGGTTGGGTCGATAGAGAGAAGTTACTTGATATAAGTGGGCGCGATAGAAAGCCGCAACTTGCTTTGGCAAAGGAATTTGGCTTTGAGGACTTTGCAACGCCTGGAGGTGGATGTTTGCTCACTATTGAGAGCTTTGCAGTTAAGATAAAAGACTACTTGAAATTTGATAAAGAGATGCGAGATATCGATGTAACGTGGCTAAAGCTTGGTAGGCATCTGCGCTTACCAGATGGTGCAAAAATGATAATAGGGCGTGATGAGAGCGATAATAACGCACTTTTGGCTCATCCAAATGATAAATTTGACCAAGTAAATTTTAAAGAGAGCGATGACATCGTGGGAGCTGTTAGTTTTATAAATAAAAATGCTAGTAAAGCTGATAAAGAGCTGGCCGCAAGGCTCGCACTAGCTTATACAAAAGCAAGCAGAGAAAATAAATTTGAAGTTAGCGTCGCTGGCGAGAAATTTAGCATCACACCTGAGGATAAATCTCTAGCTCAAAATTATTTCGTGAAATAG
- a CDS encoding AraC family transcriptional regulator, with protein MSKIDEICKYLDAKFSSDGKIQSDIKELFVYRASVPTEFLTGVYEPALCMVFKGSKLAKVGNDFYEYDEQRYLLAATHIPAVAKIKGCPYLAIKINFELEDILGVIESIGGAESKKGEFAGLALGVVDDELLEAVFKFIRLLERPNDAKFLAKLAIKEILYILLKGENGDFLRQYAMLETIENRVTRAAKEIKSNYTEAINIENLAKKLGISASSLYHNFKRITALSPLQFQKKIRLEKAKNLLINQNLDAAEAAFAVGYASPSQFNREYSKMFGMPPKAHVLAITGA; from the coding sequence ATGAGCAAGATAGATGAAATTTGCAAGTATTTGGACGCTAAATTTAGCTCAGACGGCAAGATACAAAGCGATATAAAGGAGCTATTTGTCTACCGAGCAAGCGTGCCGACCGAGTTTTTAACCGGCGTTTACGAGCCGGCGCTTTGCATGGTTTTTAAAGGCTCAAAACTGGCCAAAGTCGGTAATGATTTTTACGAGTACGATGAGCAGCGCTATCTGCTAGCCGCTACGCATATCCCCGCCGTTGCAAAGATCAAAGGCTGCCCGTATCTAGCCATAAAGATCAACTTTGAGCTAGAAGATATCTTGGGCGTGATCGAGAGTATAGGCGGCGCCGAGAGCAAAAAGGGTGAGTTTGCAGGGCTAGCTCTTGGGGTGGTAGACGATGAGCTGCTTGAAGCCGTATTTAAATTCATCCGTTTGCTAGAGCGTCCAAACGATGCTAAATTTTTAGCAAAGCTCGCGATAAAGGAAATTTTATACATACTCTTAAAGGGTGAAAACGGCGATTTCCTGCGCCAATACGCAATGCTAGAAACCATAGAAAACCGCGTTACGCGCGCTGCCAAAGAGATAAAATCAAACTACACCGAGGCGATAAATATCGAAAATTTAGCCAAAAAGCTTGGCATCAGCGCATCGTCGCTATATCATAACTTCAAGCGTATTACGGCGCTTAGTCCGCTTCAGTTTCAAAAAAAGATCCGTCTCGAAAAGGCAAAAAATCTCTTGATAAATCAAAATTTAGACGCCGCAGAGGCTGCATTTGCCGTCGGTTACGCGAGCCCTTCGCAGTTTAATAGGGAATACTCCAAGATGTTTGGCATGCCTCCTAAGGCGCACGTCTTAGCCATAACGGGCGCTTAA